The following coding sequences are from one Nicotiana tomentosiformis chromosome 3, ASM39032v3, whole genome shotgun sequence window:
- the LOC104095582 gene encoding LOW QUALITY PROTEIN: E3 ubiquitin-protein ligase RSL1 (The sequence of the model RefSeq protein was modified relative to this genomic sequence to represent the inferred CDS: substituted 1 base at 1 genomic stop codon): MVLTIEIMGEDHGIGYGGVRVTIIMVRSSGRIGESSGNLCMICMENKPTNEMFGNSSYCSHSFCVLCISKYVASKIEENTNVIKCPDFSCKGIIKPQFWREIVPKEVFDRWETALCESLILGSQKFXCPYKDCAAMLVDDGSENVTECECPNCRRLFCAQCNVSWHRGLDCKEFQRLGRKEKGKELDVMLTEFAKNKKWRRCPKCKIYVEKLDGCLHITCRCGHEFCYGCGLDHSSGHCIRPVGVLTVPRHYSTEIQVLVR, from the exons ATGGTATTAACTATTGAGATCATGGGGGAAGATCATGGAATAGGTTATGGAGGTGTGCGAGTTACAATCATAATGGTAAGAAGTAGTGGGAG AATCGGAGAATCTTCTGGAAATTTATGTATGATTTGTATGGAAAATAAACCCACAAATGAAATGTTCGGAAACAGCTCTTATTGCTCGCATTCTTTCTGTGTACTCTGCATCAGCAAATATGTTGCTagcaaaatagaagaaaatactAACGTTATCAAGTGTCCGGATTTCTCTTGTAAAGGCATAATTAAACCGCAATTTTGGCGAGAAATTGTTCCTAAGGAAGTGTTTGATAGATGGGAGACTGCTTTGTGTGAATCTCTGATTTTGGGTTCACAGAAATTCTAGTGTCCTTACAAAGATTGTGCAGCTATGTTGGTGGACGATGGGAGTGAAAATGTAACAGAATGTGAGTGTCCGAATTGCCGTCGATTGTTCTGTGCTCAGTGCAATGTCTCGTGGCATAGGGGATTGGATTGCAAAGAGTTCCAGCGTTTGGGTAGAAAAGAGAAAGGGAAGGAATTAGATGTGATGCTGACGGAGTTTGCCAAGAACAAGAAATGGCGGAGATGTCCCAAATGCAAAATCTATGTCGAAAAACTCGACGGCTGTTTACACATAACTTGCCG GTGTGGGCATGAGTTTTGCTATGGCTGTGGATTAGACCATAGCTCTGGACAT TGTATTAggccagtgggtgtcttgactgttcctcgtcactactccaccgag atccaggtacttgtacGTTAG
- the LOC138908690 gene encoding uncharacterized protein, whose protein sequence is MIWYHNLPPNSIDSFAMLADSFIKANAGTIKVEISKPDLFKVNQRDNEMLREFISRFQMEQMDLPPVANDWSFQAFTQGLNIRSSLASQQLKENLVEYPAITWTYVHNRYQSKIRVEDDQLGTPSRSVHLVRITDRVKRDTDHEPRSNQDRYQPYNRDRRSSGSGRNPMSNERRNDRGYNNRGLMSKNNFDRPIGPKEAPRLSEYNFGIDASAIVSAIKHIKDTKWPQPLQSDPSQRDPNLMCKYHGTHGYRTEDCQRLREEEARLFNNGYL, encoded by the coding sequence atgatatggtaccacaaccttcctcctaattctattgactcgtttgctatgcttgcagattccttcataAAAGCAAACGCCGGTACTATAAAGGTCGAGATCAGTAAgccagaccttttcaaagtaaatcagagggataacgagatgctcagagagttcatttctcgattccaaatggaacaaatggatTTGCCCCCAGTCGCGAACGATTGGTCCtttcaggctttcacccaaggactcaacattcgaagctcattggcttcgcaGCAGTTGAAAGAGAACTTGGTAGAATATCCAGCCATCACTTGGACCTAtgtccataaccggtatcaatcaaaaatcagggtcgaggatgaccaactCGGGACCCCTTCCAGATCCGTACACCTCGTCAGGATCACTGACCGAGTCAAGAGAGACACCGATCACGAACCTAGATCAAACCAAGATCGATATCAACCGTACAATAGGGACCGGAGAAGCAGTGGATCTGGGCGAAACCCTATGAGTAATGAAAGAAGGAATGACCGAGGATATAACAACcgaggactcatgagcaaaaacaactTCGACAgacccatcgggcctaaagaagcaccgaggctCTCAGAGTATAATTTCGGCATCGATGCCTCTGCTATCGTGTCTGCCATCAaacacatcaaagataccaaatggcctcaacCTTTGCAatccgatccatcccaaagggatcctaaccttatgtgcaaatatcatggcactcacggatacagaacggaagattgtcaaCGATTAAGGGAAGAAGAAGCCCGGCTGTTCAACAACGGGTATCTTTGA